The following proteins are encoded in a genomic region of Sulfurovum indicum:
- a CDS encoding cytochrome-c peroxidase, which produces MKLLPMISVSILASSLLIGSTDIAEKALKAGLRAIPSDQASLSKLIDPNRTITPKRVELGKKLYFEPRLSKSGIISCNTCHNLGLGGTDGVPAAVGHQWTANPHHLNSPTVYNAVFFKAQFWDGRSPHLEDQAKGPMQASPEMASPKSLVEERINSIPEYVEAFRDAYGKDVKIDFEKITSTIGIFERTLVTPSRFDDFLNGQKDALTDAEKEGLNLFIDKGCASCHTGVALGGTMQPFEIAAKYRFGNIGDFKGDEKGMVKTPTLRNITETAPYFHNGAIWNLADAVKEMGSTQLGITISDEEAAKIVTFFGALEGRKPEIVYPQLPKSTLKTPKPDFK; this is translated from the coding sequence ATGAAACTACTACCGATGATAAGTGTGTCCATTTTGGCATCTTCATTACTGATTGGCTCAACAGATATTGCAGAAAAAGCATTAAAGGCCGGTCTCAGAGCGATACCTTCAGACCAGGCATCACTTTCCAAACTGATCGATCCAAACAGGACCATTACTCCCAAAAGAGTAGAACTTGGCAAAAAACTCTACTTTGAACCAAGACTTTCCAAAAGCGGGATCATCTCCTGTAATACCTGTCACAACCTCGGACTTGGCGGTACGGATGGTGTGCCTGCTGCAGTCGGACACCAATGGACGGCAAACCCGCACCATTTGAATTCACCGACAGTTTACAATGCCGTCTTCTTTAAAGCTCAGTTCTGGGACGGGAGAAGCCCACACCTTGAGGATCAGGCAAAAGGTCCGATGCAGGCAAGCCCTGAAATGGCTTCACCAAAGTCACTGGTAGAGGAGAGAATCAACTCCATACCTGAGTATGTCGAAGCATTTAGAGACGCTTATGGGAAAGATGTAAAGATAGATTTTGAAAAAATCACATCCACAATCGGTATTTTTGAGAGAACACTTGTCACACCGTCACGATTTGATGACTTTCTAAACGGTCAGAAAGATGCATTGACCGACGCTGAAAAGGAGGGGCTCAATCTCTTTATAGACAAAGGTTGTGCAAGCTGTCATACAGGCGTGGCACTCGGTGGAACTATGCAGCCGTTTGAAATTGCTGCCAAATACAGGTTCGGGAATATAGGAGACTTCAAAGGTGATGAAAAGGGTATGGTGAAAACACCGACTCTTAGAAACATTACTGAAACTGCCCCCTACTTCCACAATGGTGCTATTTGGAATTTGGCAGATGCAGTCAAAGAGATGGGAAGCACACAGCTTGGTATCACTATTTCAGATGAAGAAGCAGCGAAGATCGTTACCTTCTTTGGTGCATTGGAGGGCAGAAAACCTGAGATCGTATATCCACAGCTTCCAAAAAGTACGCTCAAAACACCTAAACCGGATTTCAAATAG